The Vulpes vulpes isolate BD-2025 chromosome 10, VulVul3, whole genome shotgun sequence genome has a window encoding:
- the COL9A2 gene encoding collagen alpha-2(IX) chain gives MAAARRLLLLLQGLALALAQIRGPPGEPGPPGPPGPPGVPGSDGIDGDKGPPGKAGPPGPKGEPGKPGPDGPDGKPGIDGLTGAKGEPGPMGIPGVKGQPGLPGPPGLPGPGFAGPPGPPGPVGLPGEIGITGPKGDPGPDGPSGPPGPPGKPGRPGTIQGLEGSADFLCPTNCPAGVKGPPGLQGVKGHPGKRGVLGDSGRQGKPGPKGDVGASGEQGIPGPPGPQGIRGYPGMEGPKGEMGPRGYKGMVGSIGAAGSPGEEGPRGPPGRAGEKGDVGGQGLRGPQGITGPKGATGPPGIDGKDGTPGTPGMKGSAGQAGRPGNQGHQGLAGVPGQPGTKGGPGDKGEPGQQGLPGFSGPPGKEGEPGPQGEIGPRGILGQKGDQGERGPVGQPGPQGRQGPKGEQGPPGIPGPQGLPGIKGDKGSPGKTGPRGSVGDPGVAGLRGEKGEKGESGEPGPKGQPGVRGEAGYPGPSGDAGAPGVQGYPGPPGPRGLAGDRGVPGLPGRQGVAGRDASDQHIVTVMMKMMQEQLAEVAVSAKREALGAVGMVGPPGPPGPPGYPGKQGPHGHPGPRGVPGIVGAVGQIGNTGPKGKRGEKGDWGEMGRGHPGMPGPPGIPGLPGRPGQAINGKDGARGAPGAPGEAGRPGPPGPVGLPGFCEPTACLAASAYASARLTEPGSIKGP, from the exons atggccgccgcccgccgcctcctgctgctgctccagggGCTCGCGCTCGCCCTGGCGCAGATC AGAGGTCCGCCCGGAGAACCggggcccccgggccccccgggGCCGCCGGGAGTGCCTGGATCCGACGGCATCGAC GGTGACAAGGGGCCCCCTGGGAAAGCCGGCCCTCCG GGACCGAAGGGAGAGCCTGGCAAACCCGGGCCAGATGGGCCTGATGGGAAGCCTGGGATTGAT GGTCTAACTGGAGCCAAGGGGGAGCCTGgccccatggggatccctggagtCAAG GGCCAGCCTGGGCTCCCCGGTCCCCCTGGCCTGCCG GGCCCTGGCTTTGCTGGACCTCCT GGACCACCTGGACCTGTTGGCCTCCCCGGTGAGATTGGAATCACAGGCCCCAAG GGGGATCCCGGACCAGATGGGCCATCGGGGCCCCCGGGGCCACCTGGCAAACCG GGCCGACCCGGAACCATCCAGGGCCTGGAAGGCAGCGCCGATTTCTTG TGTCCGACCAACTGTCCGGCGGGGGTGAAAGgccccccagggctgcagggggtgAAG gGGCATCCTGGCAAACGCGGGGTTCTGGGCGATTCTGGCCGCCAGGGGAAGCCG GGTCCCAAGGGAGATGTGGGTGCCTCTGGAGAGCAAGGCATCCCTGGACCACCG GGTCCCCAGGGCATCAGGGGCTACCCGGGCATGGAGGGACCCAAAGGAGAGATG ggTCCTCGTGGGTACAAAGGCATGGTGGGCTCCATTGGTGCTGCCGGGTCACCC GGTGAGGAAGGTCCACGGGGGCCACCGGGCCGAGCGGGGGAGAAGGGCGATGTG GGCGGCCAAGGTCTCCGAGGACCTCAGGGCATAACAGGCCCAAAGGGAGCAACC GGGCCCCCAGGCATCGACGGCAAGGACGGGACCCCAGGCACGCCAGGCATGAAG GGCAGCGCGGGACAGGCAGGGCGGCCAGGAAACCAAGGCCACCAAGGCCTAGCG GGCGTGCCGGGCCAGCCTGGGACAAAAGGAGGCCCGGGAGACAAG GGTGAACCAGGCCAGCAGGGCCTCCCTGGATTCTCTGGTCCTCCTGGGAAGGAG GGAGAGCCAGGACCTCAAGGAGAAATCGGACCCCGAGGCATCCTGGGGCAGAAG GGTGACCAGGGTGAGAGGGGGCCGGTGGGGCAGCCAGGCCCTCAGGGACGGCAG GGCCCCAAGGGGGAGCAGGGCCCCCCCGGAATTCCAGGGCCCCAAGGCTTGCCAGGCATCAAGGGAGACAAG GGCTCCCCCGGGAAGACCGGCCCCCGCGGCAGCGTG GGCGACCCGGGGGTGGCCGGCCTCCGGGGAGAGAAAGGCGAGAAG GGCGAGTCCGGCGAGCCGGGGCCCAAGGGACAG CCAGGAGTCCGCGGAGAAGCCGGCTACCCGGGCCCCAGCGGGGATGCGGGCGCCCCGGGGGTGCAGGGCTACCCCGGGCCCCCCGGCCCTCGAGGACTGGCGGGAGACCGAGGCGTGCCCGGACTGCCCGGGAGACAGGGCGTGGCG GGCCGGGACGCCAGCGACCAGCACATCGTGACcgtgatgatgaagatgatgcaAG agcAACTGGCAGAGGTCGCTGTGAGTGCCAAGCGGGAGGCCCTGGGTGCCGTCGGGATGGTGGGTCCGCCAGGACCCCCCGGGCCTCCTGGGTACCCAGGCAAGCAGGGACCCCATGGGCACCCTGGCCCTCGGGGCGTTCCTGGCATCGTGGGAGCCGTGGGTCAGATTGGCAACACCGGCCCCAAGG GAAAACGTGGAGAGAAGGGTGACTGGGGAGAGATGGGACGCGGGCACCCTGGGATGCCTGGACCCCCCGGGATCCCAG GGCTCCCCGGCCGGCCCGGGCAGGCAATCAATGGCAAGGACGGGGCCCGCGGTgccccaggggccccgggggAAGCAGGCCGACCGGGTCCGCCGGGCCCCGTGGGGCTGCCCGGCTTCTGTGAGCCCACGGCCTGCCTGGCAGCCTCGGCCTACGCCTCTGCGCGCCTCACGGAGCCCGGATCCATCAAAGGGCCATGA